From a single Aquincola tertiaricarbonis genomic region:
- a CDS encoding TA system VapC family ribonuclease toxin, with amino-acid sequence MIRYLLDVNVLIALIDPAHVQHDEVHEWFGKVGHKAFATCPITENGLLRIVGHPKYPNCPGPPSAVADALSAIRGLPGHAFWPDSISLVQSDLVDPALLSSHSRVTDSYLLALARANKGKLATMDHKLATEVVAAGKTALALL; translated from the coding sequence GTGATCCGTTACCTGCTGGATGTGAACGTCCTCATTGCGCTCATCGATCCGGCGCACGTTCAGCACGATGAGGTTCACGAGTGGTTCGGAAAGGTCGGGCACAAGGCGTTCGCAACCTGCCCCATCACCGAGAACGGCCTGCTGCGAATCGTCGGGCATCCGAAATACCCCAACTGCCCCGGACCTCCGAGCGCGGTAGCGGACGCCTTGTCGGCCATTCGCGGTTTGCCTGGCCATGCCTTCTGGCCGGACAGCATCAGCCTCGTCCAAAGCGACCTGGTCGACCCGGCCCTTCTCTCCAGCCACAGCCGCGTCACCGACAGCTACCTGCTCGCGCTGGCGAGGGCGAACAAGGGCAAGCTGGCGACGATGGACCACAAGTTGGCCACCGAGGTCGTGGCCGCTGGCAAGACTGCGCTGGCCCTGCTGTAG
- a CDS encoding CopG family transcriptional regulator encodes MRTTLAIDDDILAAAKHLAEREHKSVGEVISSLARLGLSRSTRGSKTERNGIPLLPSRKAAVPVTLELVNQLRDEQP; translated from the coding sequence GTGCGTACAACCCTCGCCATCGATGACGACATCCTGGCTGCAGCCAAGCACCTCGCCGAGCGTGAACACAAAAGCGTCGGAGAAGTGATCTCGAGCCTTGCACGTCTGGGGCTGAGCCGCAGCACGCGTGGCAGCAAGACAGAGCGCAACGGAATCCCGCTCCTTCCGAGCCGGAAGGCGGCCGTGCCGGTGACGCTGGAGTTGGTCAATCAACTGCGCGACGAACAGCCGTGA
- a CDS encoding helix-turn-helix domain-containing protein — MNVPLISVLQAGIAIRTLRKRAGIRIDDFALTAGVSKQFLTDLENGKATVQMGKVLDLLQRLGVKVTMEMAPEDTLDYQKRLMAAEQRKTARDAQGSSSKSDPSSADADD, encoded by the coding sequence ATGAACGTTCCGCTCATCTCCGTCCTCCAGGCCGGCATTGCCATCCGTACGCTGAGGAAGCGGGCGGGCATCCGCATCGACGACTTTGCGTTGACCGCGGGGGTAAGCAAGCAGTTCCTCACTGACCTGGAAAACGGCAAGGCCACCGTGCAGATGGGCAAGGTGCTGGACTTGCTGCAACGCCTGGGTGTCAAGGTCACGATGGAAATGGCCCCTGAAGACACCCTCGACTACCAAAAGCGGTTGATGGCCGCCGAGCAGCGCAAGACCGCTCGCGATGCACAAGGCTCGTCGAGCAAGAGCGACCCCTCTTCAGCCGACGCAGATGACTGA
- a CDS encoding HipA domain-containing protein — protein sequence MTEPTSALPKEGRRLNIFVNQRKVGTLHEHNDLWTLEYLPDWANSDNGFDLSPALPRSQLLHQDGATTRPVQWYFDNLLPEEKLRELIAADAQLRSGDDAFALLEYLGAESAGSLTLLPVGQALPDDADLQRLACRDLSQRIQALPRTALTRQAPKRMSLAGAQHKMLAVLKGQDVYEPVGSTPSTHILKPDHPEQQTFPASAYLEWLTMTLAAEAQLKVPAVSLLRVPQPVYAIERFDRRVEAATLSPDTAVTPPVVERLHVIDACQLLNKSRIFKYGVGPEVLHDISQACTNQLTTPITLFRWLVFNLLVGNDDCHLKNLSFLVSPGRIDPAPHYDMLATGVYHTQAIAEEAGHWPAVRLAIRLSEEVTRFDQVSHEAVLAAAVAMGVHRSVAQRNARDVVMRTVGAFDAIYARHYPNEARLLEQLEAPTTPPSGPAPKRREPLASDVSEQQPGAQPSAEEAAQQLTLLRVLRHIVLPEMAHRILG from the coding sequence ATGACTGAGCCGACCAGCGCGCTGCCGAAAGAAGGCCGCAGACTCAACATCTTCGTCAACCAAAGGAAGGTAGGAACGCTGCACGAGCACAACGACCTCTGGACGCTGGAGTACCTGCCAGATTGGGCCAACAGCGACAACGGCTTTGACCTGTCGCCGGCGCTTCCTCGCAGTCAACTGCTTCATCAGGACGGTGCGACAACGCGACCGGTGCAGTGGTACTTCGACAATCTCCTGCCAGAGGAAAAGCTGCGAGAACTCATCGCCGCCGACGCCCAATTGCGCAGCGGTGATGACGCGTTCGCCCTGCTCGAATACCTGGGCGCCGAATCCGCAGGGTCATTGACGCTGCTGCCTGTTGGCCAGGCCCTGCCGGATGACGCGGACCTGCAACGCCTTGCCTGCCGCGACCTGAGTCAGCGCATACAAGCGCTGCCTCGTACGGCCTTGACACGACAGGCCCCCAAACGAATGTCTCTGGCCGGTGCACAGCACAAGATGCTGGCGGTCCTCAAAGGGCAGGACGTCTACGAGCCCGTTGGTTCCACGCCGTCGACTCACATCCTCAAGCCGGACCACCCCGAGCAGCAGACCTTCCCCGCCTCGGCCTACCTGGAATGGCTCACGATGACGCTGGCGGCCGAGGCCCAGTTGAAGGTGCCAGCGGTGAGCTTGCTCCGGGTACCGCAGCCCGTCTATGCCATCGAGCGGTTTGACCGGCGCGTAGAGGCCGCCACCTTGTCCCCTGACACTGCCGTAACGCCACCGGTTGTCGAGCGCCTGCACGTCATCGATGCTTGCCAGCTCCTCAACAAGTCCCGCATCTTCAAGTACGGGGTAGGCCCAGAGGTTCTGCATGACATCAGCCAGGCTTGCACCAACCAGTTGACAACGCCCATCACGCTGTTCAGGTGGCTGGTGTTCAACCTGCTCGTGGGCAATGACGACTGCCATTTGAAGAACCTGTCGTTCCTGGTGTCACCGGGGCGCATCGACCCCGCGCCGCATTACGACATGTTGGCCACCGGCGTCTACCACACGCAAGCCATTGCAGAAGAAGCGGGCCACTGGCCCGCCGTGCGACTGGCGATTCGGCTTTCGGAGGAGGTCACTCGCTTTGACCAAGTGAGTCATGAAGCCGTGCTGGCCGCGGCGGTCGCCATGGGCGTGCACCGGTCAGTCGCGCAGCGGAACGCAAGAGATGTGGTCATGCGCACGGTGGGTGCCTTTGATGCCATTTATGCCCGGCACTACCCGAACGAAGCCAGGCTGCTGGAGCAACTGGAGGCGCCGACCACCCCACCAAGTGGCCCTGCGCCCAAGCGAAGGGAACCCCTGGCCAGTGACGTGAGTGAACAGCAGCCCGGCGCTCAGCCCTCCGCCGAAGAAGCCGCCCAGCAACTCACACTCTTGCGTGTGCTGCGGCACATCGTGCTGCCTGAAATGGCTCACCGCATCCTGGGTTAG
- a CDS encoding glutathione S-transferase family protein, with protein MTSKMKLHWSPKSPYVRKVMVCAHELGLLPQIERVRSVAAMLKPNPAIMADNPLSKIPTLVLPDGRTLFDSPVICEYLDALAGGGRLFPSAGDERWQALRWQALGDGLLDALILWRNERERELPLAALLEAFEQKTRATLALLEHESSALAVAPWGIGQITVACALGYLDFRFGDLGWRALAPRLAGWEAEVAAREAFRATLPELGD; from the coding sequence ATGACCTCCAAGATGAAGCTGCATTGGTCCCCCAAGTCGCCTTATGTGCGCAAGGTGATGGTGTGCGCCCATGAGCTGGGCCTGCTGCCGCAGATCGAGCGCGTGCGCTCGGTGGCCGCGATGCTCAAGCCCAACCCGGCCATCATGGCCGACAACCCGCTGAGCAAGATCCCGACCCTGGTGCTGCCCGACGGCCGCACGCTGTTCGATTCGCCGGTGATCTGCGAATACCTCGACGCCCTGGCCGGCGGCGGCCGGCTGTTTCCGTCCGCGGGCGATGAACGCTGGCAGGCGCTGCGCTGGCAAGCCCTGGGCGACGGCCTGCTGGACGCGCTGATCCTGTGGCGCAACGAGCGCGAGCGTGAGCTGCCGCTGGCGGCGTTGCTGGAGGCGTTTGAGCAGAAGACGCGGGCGACATTGGCGCTGCTGGAGCACGAGAGCAGCGCGCTGGCCGTGGCGCCTTGGGGCATCGGGCAGATCACCGTGGCTTGTGCGCTGGGTTATCTGGACTTTCGCTTCGGCGACCTGGGCTGGCGGGCGCTGGCGCCGCGGTTGGCGGGGTGGGAGGCGGAAGTCGCGGCGCGGGAAGCGTTTCGGGCGACGCTGCCGGAGTTGGGGGATTGA
- a CDS encoding CaiB/BaiF CoA transferase family protein, which produces MSSQDQATPDRSGPLSHVKVLDLSRILAAPWAGQILADLGAEVIKVERPGAGDDTRAWGPPFLKDAEGRDTKEAGYYLAVNRGKRSITLSLDKPEGQRIVRELAMECDIVLENYKAGTLARYGLDEASLRAINPRLIYCSVTGFGQTGPRRDQPAYDFLIQAMGGLMSVTGERDGLPGGGPQKVGVPIVDLMTGMYAAVAVLAALARRDRTGRGDAIDIGMLDVQVAALANQAMNYLVSGKVPRRNGNAHPNIQPQDVYACADGDVILVVGNDGQFRKLCEVLGQPAWAADERYATNAQRVRHIGELAPMLRQAFAGWQREALIAALDAAGVPCGAINSVAEVFRDPQVVARGLLRHVPHPTGVDVPQVGSPMRFAEAQLQVPAAPPLLGQHSDDILAGLGYGAEAVAALRREGVVG; this is translated from the coding sequence TTGTCTAGTCAAGATCAAGCCACGCCCGACCGCAGCGGGCCGCTGTCGCACGTGAAGGTGCTGGACCTCAGCCGCATCCTGGCCGCGCCCTGGGCTGGACAGATCCTGGCCGACCTGGGCGCCGAGGTCATCAAGGTGGAACGGCCCGGCGCCGGCGACGACACCCGCGCCTGGGGCCCGCCCTTCTTGAAAGACGCCGAGGGCCGCGACACGAAGGAAGCCGGCTACTACCTGGCCGTCAACCGCGGCAAGCGCTCCATCACCCTGAGCCTGGACAAGCCCGAGGGCCAGCGCATCGTGCGCGAGCTGGCGATGGAATGCGACATCGTGCTGGAGAACTACAAGGCCGGCACGCTGGCGCGCTACGGGCTGGACGAAGCTTCGCTGCGCGCGATCAACCCGCGGCTGATCTATTGCTCGGTCACCGGCTTCGGCCAGACCGGCCCGCGCCGCGACCAGCCGGCCTATGACTTTCTGATCCAGGCCATGGGCGGACTGATGAGCGTGACCGGCGAACGCGACGGCCTGCCCGGCGGCGGCCCGCAGAAGGTGGGCGTGCCCATCGTCGACCTGATGACCGGCATGTACGCGGCGGTGGCGGTGCTGGCTGCGCTGGCGCGGCGCGACCGCACCGGCCGGGGCGACGCCATCGACATCGGCATGCTGGACGTGCAGGTGGCGGCACTGGCCAACCAGGCGATGAACTATCTGGTCTCGGGCAAGGTGCCGCGGCGCAACGGCAATGCCCACCCCAACATCCAGCCGCAGGACGTGTACGCCTGCGCCGATGGCGATGTGATTTTGGTGGTGGGCAACGACGGCCAGTTCCGCAAGCTGTGCGAAGTGCTGGGCCAGCCCGCCTGGGCAGCCGACGAACGCTATGCCACCAATGCCCAGCGCGTGCGCCACATCGGCGAGCTGGCGCCGATGCTGCGCCAAGCGTTTGCCGGCTGGCAGCGTGAGGCGCTGATCGCCGCGCTGGACGCAGCCGGCGTGCCCTGCGGCGCCATCAATTCGGTGGCCGAGGTATTCCGCGACCCGCAGGTGGTGGCGCGCGGCCTGCTGCGCCATGTGCCGCACCCGACGGGCGTGGACGTGCCGCAGGTGGGCAGCCCGATGCGCTTTGCCGAGGCGCAGCTGCAGGTGCCGGCGGCGCCGCCGCTGCTGGGCCAGCACAGCGACGACATCCTGGCCGGCCTGGGCTATGGCGCCGAGGCCGTGGCCGCGCTGCGGCGCGAAGGCGTTGTCGGATGA
- a CDS encoding enoyl-CoA hydratase/isomerase family protein — protein MNDLTQLRVHIEAHVATLTLDAPPVNALTRTLNDELTLALDRISELDEVRAVVLTGAGKVFCAGADLKGRAENIKGPGDLPAHSRRTRECFHAIRECAKPVVCALNGAALGSGLAMAASSDILLCSETASLGLPEVDVGLLGGARHAMRLFSHSRLRRMALTGVRVTGPELYRLGVVEACVPPAELMAAAMEIAATIASKSPVSTRLGKHTLNVIEDMSLRDGYRYEQDMTAAIGKTDDAREAQAAFREKRAPVFTGR, from the coding sequence ATGAACGACCTGACCCAGCTGCGTGTGCACATCGAGGCGCACGTGGCCACCCTGACCCTGGATGCGCCGCCCGTCAATGCGCTGACGCGTACCCTCAACGACGAACTGACGCTGGCGCTGGACCGCATCAGCGAGCTGGACGAGGTGCGCGCCGTGGTGCTCACCGGCGCCGGCAAGGTGTTTTGCGCCGGTGCCGACCTGAAGGGCCGCGCCGAGAACATCAAGGGCCCCGGCGACCTGCCGGCCCATTCGCGCCGCACGCGCGAGTGCTTTCACGCCATCCGCGAATGCGCCAAGCCGGTGGTGTGCGCCCTCAACGGCGCGGCGCTGGGCTCGGGCCTGGCGATGGCCGCTTCCAGCGACATCCTGCTGTGCAGCGAGACGGCCAGCCTGGGCCTGCCCGAGGTGGACGTGGGCCTGCTGGGCGGCGCCCGCCATGCGATGCGCCTCTTCAGCCATTCGCGCCTGCGGCGCATGGCGCTCACCGGCGTGCGCGTGACGGGGCCCGAGCTGTACCGCCTGGGCGTGGTGGAAGCCTGCGTGCCGCCGGCCGAGCTGATGGCCGCGGCGATGGAGATCGCCGCCACCATCGCCAGCAAGAGCCCGGTGAGCACCCGCCTGGGCAAGCACACGCTGAACGTGATCGAGGACATGAGCCTGCGCGACGGTTACCGCTACGAGCAGGACATGACCGCCGCCATCGGCAAGACTGACGACGCCCGTGAAGCCCAGGCCGCCTTCCGCGAAAAGCGCGCCCCGGTGTTCACCGGCCGCTGA
- the drt5 gene encoding antiviral reverse transcriptase Drt5, with translation MPGTADFIKADFPGTLFPMKTNLLVLEHYETELAEYIGTRVLSDDHPGDNFLPQQRVHATKPRGHLRRTVKLDPVAEYFLYDTVYRNRAIFRPQVGPTRQSFGYRFKDGAHIPVHAAYTAYKASLAEHAAAFGHRLQFDIASYFNTLYHHDIAHWFAASPGVSESDANAVGKFFREINAGRSVDFLPHGIYPAKMIGNEFLKLIDLSGTLKSAVITRFMDDFNLFDNDQSVLRQDFFRIQHLLGQYGLNVNPSKTHFDKSVGNVEEALSKIHESLIEIVEGVEQVEGASGVDFVETEEEIVSGLSAEQVTSLLGLLRDDALEEADADLILGFLRSHSDDILDHLPTLLQRFPNLIKHMYALCSTVTDKPALSAVLLEYLKTESYFVEYQLFWVACLVEDHLMGAGCYGDVLLRLYELTQDFRIARAKVLEIPEQGFGLKEIRGEYLKTGQSDWLSWASASGTRTLKKAERNYALDYFSKGSPLNLIIAESVKRA, from the coding sequence ATGCCAGGAACAGCAGACTTCATCAAAGCCGACTTTCCCGGAACACTGTTTCCGATGAAGACGAATCTCCTCGTACTGGAGCATTACGAGACTGAGCTTGCCGAATACATCGGGACGCGCGTGCTCTCAGACGATCATCCCGGCGACAACTTTCTGCCGCAGCAAAGAGTTCACGCGACGAAGCCGCGAGGGCATCTTCGCCGTACAGTCAAGCTTGATCCGGTCGCCGAGTACTTTCTCTACGACACGGTGTACAGGAATCGGGCAATCTTCCGGCCCCAGGTTGGCCCGACGCGGCAAAGCTTCGGCTACCGCTTCAAAGATGGCGCTCACATTCCCGTGCACGCCGCGTACACGGCGTACAAGGCCAGCTTGGCTGAACACGCCGCAGCTTTCGGCCATCGCCTACAGTTTGATATCGCGTCTTACTTCAATACGCTATATCACCACGACATTGCTCACTGGTTTGCCGCAAGTCCTGGCGTATCGGAGTCAGACGCCAATGCGGTCGGTAAGTTTTTTCGCGAGATCAATGCAGGACGCAGCGTTGACTTCCTGCCACACGGAATCTATCCCGCGAAGATGATCGGGAACGAGTTTCTCAAACTTATAGATTTGTCGGGTACCTTAAAGTCCGCTGTGATCACACGATTCATGGATGACTTCAACCTTTTCGACAATGATCAGTCTGTTCTCCGACAGGACTTCTTCCGCATCCAGCACTTGCTTGGCCAGTACGGCCTAAACGTAAACCCCAGCAAGACCCACTTCGACAAGTCTGTTGGCAACGTAGAAGAAGCCCTCTCCAAGATTCACGAGTCACTGATCGAAATCGTTGAGGGCGTCGAGCAAGTCGAAGGAGCGTCCGGGGTGGATTTTGTCGAGACCGAGGAAGAAATCGTTTCTGGCCTATCTGCCGAACAAGTTACCTCACTACTTGGTCTTCTGCGAGACGACGCTCTGGAAGAGGCTGACGCCGACCTCATTCTTGGGTTCTTGCGCTCACACAGCGACGACATCCTTGACCACCTTCCCACTCTGCTCCAGCGCTTCCCAAACCTGATCAAGCACATGTATGCGCTGTGCTCCACGGTCACAGATAAGCCGGCGCTTTCAGCAGTCTTGCTCGAGTATCTCAAGACTGAGTCGTACTTCGTCGAGTATCAACTCTTTTGGGTTGCATGCCTTGTTGAGGACCACCTGATGGGAGCCGGCTGTTATGGTGATGTGCTCTTGAGGCTCTACGAACTAACGCAAGACTTCCGAATCGCTCGCGCCAAAGTACTCGAGATTCCTGAGCAAGGTTTCGGACTCAAGGAGATCCGAGGCGAGTACCTGAAGACGGGTCAATCAGACTGGCTATCGTGGGCGTCGGCGTCCGGCACACGAACGCTAAAAAAGGCTGAGCGCAACTACGCACTGGACTACTTCTCGAAGGGCTCGCCGCTAAATCTCATCATCGCTGAGAGCGTAAAGCGCGCATAG
- a CDS encoding IS110 family transposase, whose product MTIIATGIDLAKNVFAVHGVNATGVVQLREPKVARSKLQALIAALPPGVIGMEACSGAHHWARQFQAHGHTVRLMAPKLVTPYRMSGKRGKNDAADAAAICEAMQRPNMRFVPIKTEEQQAQLMVHRARQGFVTERTACINRIRGLLCEFGIVLPLKAEVVRRQAREHLEDLPGYANLVIGDLLSEVAHLDERIAQYDRHVHAMARQSTPAQQLMQLMGIGQATATALVAMVGNATEFSCGRQFAAWIGLVPGQYSSGGKARLGRITKAGDPYLRSLLVMGARAVLNAAKNKTDGISRWALAVEQRRGYWKAVVAIAAKNARLAWAVLTKGEAFKLAA is encoded by the coding sequence ATGACCATTATTGCCACGGGTATCGATCTGGCGAAGAACGTCTTTGCGGTGCACGGCGTGAACGCCACTGGGGTGGTGCAACTGCGTGAGCCGAAGGTGGCGCGCAGCAAGCTGCAAGCGCTGATCGCTGCACTGCCGCCGGGTGTCATCGGTATGGAGGCGTGCTCTGGAGCGCACCACTGGGCGCGGCAGTTTCAGGCGCACGGCCACACCGTGCGCCTGATGGCGCCGAAGCTGGTCACGCCCTACCGCATGAGCGGCAAGCGGGGCAAGAACGACGCGGCCGACGCGGCTGCGATCTGCGAGGCGATGCAGCGACCCAACATGCGCTTCGTTCCGATCAAGACCGAGGAGCAGCAGGCACAGCTGATGGTGCACCGCGCGCGGCAGGGCTTCGTCACCGAGCGCACGGCCTGCATCAACCGCATCCGCGGCCTGCTCTGTGAGTTCGGCATCGTGCTGCCGCTGAAGGCCGAGGTGGTGCGCCGCCAGGCCCGCGAGCACCTGGAGGACCTGCCCGGCTACGCCAACCTGGTCATCGGCGACTTGCTCAGCGAGGTGGCGCACCTGGACGAGCGCATTGCCCAGTACGACCGGCATGTGCACGCCATGGCCCGGCAGAGCACGCCCGCGCAGCAGTTGATGCAGTTGATGGGCATTGGCCAAGCCACGGCCACGGCGCTGGTGGCCATGGTGGGCAATGCCACGGAGTTCAGTTGCGGACGGCAGTTTGCGGCCTGGATCGGGCTGGTGCCGGGGCAGTACAGCTCCGGCGGCAAGGCGCGCCTGGGGCGCATCACCAAGGCCGGTGATCCGTACCTGCGCAGCTTGCTGGTGATGGGTGCTCGGGCAGTGCTCAACGCGGCGAAGAACAAGACCGACGGCATCAGCCGCTGGGCGCTGGCCGTCGAGCAGCGGCGCGGCTACTGGAAGGCGGTGGTGGCCATCGCCGCGAAGAACGCTCGCCTGGCCTGGGCGGTGCTGACCAAGGGCGAAGCCTTCAAGCTGGCGGCCTGA
- the pufC gene encoding photosynthetic reaction center cytochrome PufC, protein MKHIASTAAVLAASLLVAGCERPPVDTVQTGYRGTGMEQVYNPRLLAKDAALNTAPEAPPPASPDGPKASQVFQNVKVLGDLSIGEFTRTMTAITQWVSPEQGCVYCHDGANLASDAKYTKVVARRMLQMTQHINTDWKTHVAGTGVTCYSCHRGNPVPSKTWFEPLAPASSRSLLGNSAGQNAAAPEAVWASLPNDPFSPFLQHAENIRVIGNSALPDGNRQSTKQAEWTYGLMMHMSQSLGVNCTFCHNSRSFGQWDQSSPQRATAYYGIRMVRDLNVSWLEPLTDTFPLERLGPNHDVAKINCATCHQGAYKPLYGAQMMKDYPALMMPPQAAAAASAAMSSATPDDGQGSLRRLAALMGGASPAPEGAR, encoded by the coding sequence ATGAAGCACATTGCAAGCACGGCCGCGGTGCTGGCCGCCAGCCTGCTGGTGGCCGGCTGCGAACGGCCGCCGGTGGACACGGTGCAGACCGGCTACCGCGGCACCGGCATGGAGCAGGTGTACAACCCGCGCCTGCTGGCCAAGGACGCGGCGCTGAACACCGCGCCCGAGGCGCCACCGCCCGCCTCGCCCGACGGGCCCAAGGCCTCGCAGGTGTTCCAGAACGTCAAGGTGCTGGGCGACCTGAGCATCGGCGAGTTCACCCGCACGATGACCGCCATCACCCAGTGGGTGTCGCCCGAGCAGGGCTGCGTGTACTGCCACGATGGCGCCAACCTGGCCAGCGACGCCAAGTACACCAAGGTGGTGGCGCGCCGCATGCTGCAGATGACGCAGCACATCAACACCGACTGGAAGACCCACGTCGCCGGTACCGGCGTCACCTGCTACAGCTGCCACCGCGGCAACCCGGTGCCCAGCAAGACCTGGTTCGAGCCGCTGGCGCCGGCCAGCTCGCGCAGCCTGCTGGGCAACAGCGCGGGCCAGAACGCTGCGGCGCCCGAGGCTGTCTGGGCTTCATTGCCCAACGACCCGTTCTCGCCCTTCCTGCAGCATGCCGAGAACATCCGCGTCATCGGCAACAGCGCGCTGCCCGACGGCAACCGCCAGTCCACCAAGCAGGCCGAGTGGACCTACGGGCTGATGATGCACATGAGCCAGTCGCTGGGCGTCAACTGCACCTTCTGCCACAACTCGCGTTCGTTCGGCCAGTGGGACCAGAGCTCGCCGCAGCGGGCCACGGCCTACTACGGCATCCGCATGGTGCGCGACCTCAACGTCTCGTGGCTGGAGCCGCTGACCGACACCTTCCCGCTCGAGCGGCTGGGCCCCAACCACGACGTGGCCAAGATCAACTGCGCCACCTGCCACCAGGGCGCCTACAAGCCGCTGTACGGCGCGCAGATGATGAAGGACTACCCCGCGCTGATGATGCCGCCGCAAGCCGCGGCCGCCGCCTCGGCCGCGATGTCGTCGGCCACGCCCGACGACGGGCAGGGCAGCCTGCGCCGCCTGGCGGCGCTGATGGGGGGCGCCAGCCCGGCGCCGGAGGGGGCGCGCTGA
- the pufM gene encoding photosynthetic reaction center subunit M codes for MAEYQNLFTRVQVAGASYPGISLGRDDHERDSGSTHSHWLGKLGDAQLGPIYLGWLGIASLIFGFAAFEIIGLNMWASVGWDPIQFVRQLPWLALEPPPPAYGLTLPPLNQGGWWLLAGLCMTISVLLWWARMYRRARALGMGTHVAWAFAAAIWLMLVLGIIRPVLMGSFGEAVPFGLFPHLDWTAAFSLRYGNLFYNPFHMLSIAFLYGATLLFAMHGATILAVSRFGGEREIEQITDRGTASERAALFWRWTMGFNATMESIHRWAWWFAVLCPLTGGIGILLTGTVVDNWFLWAVKHGVAPSYPQVFAPVADPALLLQGVKP; via the coding sequence ATGGCCGAATATCAAAACCTCTTCACCCGCGTGCAGGTGGCCGGCGCTTCGTACCCCGGCATCTCGCTGGGCCGCGACGACCATGAGCGTGACAGCGGCAGCACGCATTCGCACTGGCTGGGCAAGCTGGGCGATGCGCAGCTGGGGCCCATCTACCTGGGCTGGCTGGGCATCGCTTCGCTGATCTTCGGCTTCGCGGCCTTCGAGATCATCGGGCTCAACATGTGGGCCAGCGTGGGCTGGGACCCGATCCAGTTCGTGCGCCAGCTGCCCTGGCTGGCGCTGGAGCCGCCACCGCCGGCCTACGGCCTCACGCTGCCGCCGCTCAACCAGGGCGGCTGGTGGCTGCTGGCGGGGCTTTGCATGACCATCTCGGTGCTGCTGTGGTGGGCCCGCATGTACCGCAGGGCGCGGGCGCTGGGCATGGGCACGCACGTGGCCTGGGCCTTTGCCGCCGCCATCTGGCTGATGCTGGTGCTGGGCATCATCCGCCCGGTGCTGATGGGCTCCTTCGGTGAGGCGGTGCCCTTCGGCCTGTTCCCGCACCTGGACTGGACGGCCGCCTTCTCGCTGCGCTACGGCAACCTGTTCTACAACCCGTTCCACATGCTGTCGATCGCGTTCCTGTACGGCGCGACGCTGCTGTTCGCGATGCACGGCGCCACCATCCTGGCGGTCAGCCGCTTCGGCGGCGAGCGTGAGATCGAGCAGATCACCGACCGCGGCACCGCCAGCGAACGGGCGGCCCTGTTCTGGCGCTGGACCATGGGCTTCAACGCGACGATGGAATCCATCCACCGCTGGGCCTGGTGGTTCGCGGTGCTGTGCCCGCTGACCGGCGGCATCGGCATCCTGCTCACCGGCACGGTGGTGGACAACTGGTTCCTGTGGGCGGTCAAGCACGGCGTGGCGCCCTCGTATCCGCAAGTCTTCGCACCGGTGGCCGATCCGGCCCTGCTGCTGCAAGGGGTCAAGCCATGA
- the pufL gene encoding photosynthetic reaction center subunit L, whose product MAMLSFERKYRVRGGTLIGGDLFDFWVGPFWVGFFGVTTAFFSLVGTLLIIWGASQGPTWNLWQINIAPPDLKYGLGMAPLMEGGLWQLITVCAIGAFVSWALREVEICRKLGIGYHVPVAFGFAILAYVTLVVVRPVLLGAWGHGFPYGIISHLDWVSNTGYQYLHFHYNPAHMLAVSFFFATTFALSLHGALILSSTNPAKGEPVKTAEHENTFFRDAIGYSIGTLGIHRLGLFLALSAGFWSAVCIVISGPFWTRGWPEWWTWWLNLPVWR is encoded by the coding sequence ATGGCCATGCTGAGCTTCGAAAGAAAGTACCGGGTCCGCGGCGGCACGCTGATCGGCGGCGACCTGTTCGACTTCTGGGTCGGCCCCTTCTGGGTCGGCTTCTTCGGTGTCACCACTGCGTTCTTCTCGCTGGTGGGCACCTTGCTGATCATCTGGGGTGCCTCGCAGGGGCCCACCTGGAACCTCTGGCAGATCAACATCGCGCCGCCCGACCTCAAATACGGTCTGGGCATGGCCCCGCTGATGGAAGGCGGGCTGTGGCAGCTGATCACCGTGTGCGCCATCGGTGCCTTCGTCTCCTGGGCACTGCGCGAGGTGGAGATCTGCCGCAAGCTGGGCATCGGCTACCACGTGCCGGTGGCCTTCGGCTTCGCCATCCTGGCCTACGTCACGCTGGTGGTGGTGCGGCCGGTGCTGCTGGGCGCCTGGGGCCACGGCTTCCCGTACGGGATCATCAGCCACCTGGACTGGGTGTCCAACACCGGCTACCAGTACCTGCACTTCCACTACAACCCGGCGCACATGCTGGCGGTGAGCTTCTTCTTCGCCACCACCTTCGCGCTCAGCCTGCACGGTGCGCTCATCCTGTCGTCCACCAACCCCGCCAAGGGTGAGCCGGTGAAGACGGCAGAACACGAGAACACCTTCTTCCGCGACGCCATCGGCTACTCCATCGGCACCCTGGGCATCCACCGGCTGGGGCTGTTCCTGGCCCTGTCGGCGGGCTTCTGGAGTGCGGTGTGCATCGTCATCAGCGGGCCCTTCTGGACCCGCGGCTGGCCCGAGTGGTGGACCTGGTGGCTCAACCTGCCGGTGTGGCGTTGA